TTTACCATGTTGAGGACCCTTGCCATCTCCAGTACAGTGACCGCCCCTGAGGCGGGGTCCAGGGCCCCTTGGGAGATGTCGTGTCCGTCGTAGTGGGAGCCTGATAGAACATAAGCCTCATCCCCGGAGGTCCCGGGTATGTCACATACAACATTGTAGCTGGTGACCTCGAGGTTCCTGTCAGTTGTCTTGATCCTTACCTTCACCTCTCCTTCCCTCTTAACAAGCCTTGAGAGGAAGGCTCCATCCTCATATGAGATGGAGACTGAGGGGATGACCGGGCTTATGCCCCCAGTCTGGGGGCCGTAGGCTGGATACTCACATACGAATATCCAGCCCACAGCGCCGGCGAGGATGCTCCTCATATACTTCTCAGACCTGTGGAGGTGCCTCCTCATCCCCAGAGGGGTCCGGCTTGAGACCATCACGATATTCCCCTCTATCTCGCTCCTCCTCCTCTCGTATACGTCGATGGGGCCGTCGCCGAGGTCAACGAGCCGCCCCTCAGCCTCTCCAGCCAGGCCCAGGGGGAGGGAGATGCATTCTATACTCCTCTCAAGGGGGGATGTCACCTCCAGGGTTGCAGGTCCGCGGATCCAGCCGGGCATCCTATAGGACTCGTAGTGGGCGTTCTCTATACCGTAGCTCCTGAGCTTCTCGACCATCCACTTAACGGACCCAAGATCTCCCGGGGTTCCGGGGAACCTGCTCCCGTAAACATCGCATAGGATCACGAGGTTATCCAAAGCCTCAGAGCTTGTATAGATCTCGGAGACGATCCTCTTATCCGCCTCGATATAGGGATTACACATAATCCATCGCGCTAGATACGGAGGGGATTAGATTATTTAGTTTTTCTCTCACATCATAGTGTAAAATAGCCCTCTGCAAAAATCAGCTTTCGGGCCTTAAAACAAAGATTTGTTTCTAGGCATTATATCATCGTTCTCTATGTTATTATAAAGGATTTAAGGGGGAAAGCATCCCATTGTTTAGGAGCATTTTTGAGCATCTTGATCCTCACGGACAGCCCCTCCACCGCTGAGACACGCCTAGTCATAGAGGAGCTGAGATCCCGCGGGATCTCAACCATCTCTCTCGCCCCCTGGGACATCTCAATACCCCTCCATGTGTTCGAGGCCGATCTGGCCTACGTGCCATGCAACCTTCTACATAGGGGCTCAACCTTCGAGCTTATCCACCGCCTACTGATCCTCAGAGAGGTTGAGAGGCAAGTAGGTACTGTTGTTAATCCCGTT
This genomic interval from Candidatus Bathyarchaeota archaeon contains the following:
- a CDS encoding M28 family peptidase, with protein sequence MCNPYIEADKRIVSEIYTSSEALDNLVILCDVYGSRFPGTPGDLGSVKWMVEKLRSYGIENAHYESYRMPGWIRGPATLEVTSPLERSIECISLPLGLAGEAEGRLVDLGDGPIDVYERRRSEIEGNIVMVSSRTPLGMRRHLHRSEKYMRSILAGAVGWIFVCEYPAYGPQTGGISPVIPSVSISYEDGAFLSRLVKREGEVKVRIKTTDRNLEVTSYNVVCDIPGTSGDEAYVLSGSHYDGHDISQGALDPASGAVTVLEMARVLNMVKDKLKRRIRLVCFGGEEIGLWGSHNYVLQHGDEMSSLRFMLNLDSAARAGKKGVILHGHPELEPFIERAAREMKAELPYIQRVSPYSDHWPFFLKGVPTASGGDPEELRGTLGRGYGHTRYDTVDKVELEHLRQAAANYSRLLLRVANADEWPAKRKTNQEIEAFIKEQGYDQTLLLVERVKEYVRSWKEIHPDTRAWLERKTEW